The stretch of DNA CGCGCCGGGCTTGGCGAGGAGCGCCGCGGCGCGGGCCTCCTGCATGCTGCGCTTCACGCCCGCGTCGGTCTCGCGGGCGAGCGCCGCATCGAGGGCCGGAAGTGCTGCGGCGTCGCGGGCCTTGAACACCGCGTCGGCGGCGATGCGGCGGGTGGCGGCGTCGGGGGCGAGCAGGTTCAGGGTGCCGAGTGCGGCGTCGATCGTGCGCCGGAGCCGGTTGTTGACCCGCACGGGCTTGAAGCCCTCGGGGTTCACCGCCGCGCCGGTGCGGGCGTCGGTGGCCGTCGCGCCGTCCTTGACGGCGAGCGCCTTGTCGTCCGGGCGGTAGAGCAGGCGGCCGTCGGTGAGCGCGCGCAAGACCACTCCGGCCTTGGGATCGCCGCTGGTGGCGAGGCCCGCAATGCCGGCCTCGATGTCGGAATAATTGTCGCTGGCGAGCCGGCCATAGGCGGCGTCAGCCCCGGTCTGCGCGGCGGCCGCGAAGGCCCAGCCGGCGCACCAGGCGGCGAGGAGAAGGACGAGGCAGCGGCGCATGCAGGGGGTGTCCGGGGCAAAGGTGCCAAACATTCCCCTCTCCCGTGTGGGAGAGGGGTTAGGGGTGAGGGTGCTACGGTTCCACAGAAGGCGCCGAGCGTTGAGCTGCCAGCACGACCGTCCGAGCTTCGATCAGAACCGTAGCACCCTCACCCCCGGCCCCTCTCCCACACGGGAGAGGGGGGATTCAGCTAGGAACTTACGCGCCGCCGCACTTCTTCGTCTTGGTGTTGTAGTTGCCGCACTTGAGCTGCACCCAGTCGGCCTCAAGGTCCTTCGAGCCGTCGAGCTGCTTCGACCACGCCTCGCCGGGGATCAGTTCCTTGGTCTTCCACACCACGTCGAACTGGCCGTTGGCCTCGATCTCGCCGATGAAGACCGGCTTGGAGATGTGGTGGTTGGGCAGCATCTTGGCGGTGCCGCCGGTGAGGTTCGCCTGCTCGATGCCGGGCAGCGCGTCGATCACCTTGTCGGGGTTGGTGGTGCCGGCCTTCTCGACCGCCTTCACCCACATGTTGAAGCCGATGTAGCTGGCTTCCATCGGGTCGTTGGTGACGGCCTTGGGGTTCTTCTTGTACGCCTGCCACTGCTTGATGAACGCCTCGTTCTCCGGCGTCTTGATCGACTCGAAGTAGTTCCAGGCGGCGAGGTGGCCGACGAGCGGCTTGGTGTCGATGCCGGCCAGCTCCTCCTCGCCGACCGAGAAGGCCATCACCGGGATGTCGGTGGCCTTGATGCCCTGGTTGCCGAGTTCCTTGTAGAACGGCACGTTGGCGTCGCCGTTGACGGTCGAGACCACCGCGGCCTTCTTGCCGGCCGAGCCGAACGCCTTGATCTTCGACACCTCCGTCTGCCAGTCCGAGAAGCCGAACGGGGTGTAGTTGATCATGATGTCCTCGTCCTTCACCCCCTTGGACTTGAGGTAGGCTTCGAGGATCTTGTTGGTGGTGCGCGGGTAGACGTAATCCGTCCCCTCCAGCACCCAGCGCTTCACGCCGCCGCCATCCTCCGACATCAGGTAGTCGACCGCCGGGATCGCCTGCTGGTTCGGCGCCGCACCGGTATAGAACACGTTGCGCTCGCTCTCCTCGCCCTCGTACTGGACGGGGTAGAACAGGATGTTGTTGAGCTCCTTGAAGACCGGCAGCACCGACTTGCGCGACACGCTGGTCCAGCAGCCGAACACCGCCGCGACCTTGTCCTTGGCGATCAGCTCGCGCGCCTTCTCGGCGAAGAGCGGCCAGTTCGAGGCCGGGTCGACGACCACTGCCTCGAGCTTCTTGCCGAGCACGCCGCCCTTCTTGTTCTGCTCGTCGATGAGCATCAGCATGACGTCTTTGAGCGTCGTCTCGGAGATCGCCATCGTGCCCGAGAGCGAGTGCAGGATGCCGACCTTGATGGTCTCCTGCGCCGAGGCGACCGTGCTCGCCAGCGTGCCGAGCGCCAACCCGCCCGCGACCGTGGCGCGCGAGAGCCAACCCTTCCACGTCATCGTCATCGTCTCCCTGGGCCGATGCGGCCGAACCCCGTTCCGCAAGGCGCGTGCCAAGGCAGATCGCGAAAGGTTCCCGGGAACCGGGGCTCAAATTCTGGGCATGAGGCGGATTTGGGGGCCGTCTGCCCGTTTTCCGACAGCCTCCCTGCGCAGCTGAGCGCCATCCTGCCTAAGCCTGCGCCAAGGCTACGCTCGGCTCGGGGCTGCCCTAGTTGTGATCACTCGCCGGCATCGTCGAGATCGAGGGAGAACCGGGGTGATCGAGGACCTCTGGTACAAGAACGCGGTGATCTACTGCCTCTCGGTCGGCTCCTTCATGGATGCCAACGGCGACGGCATCGGCGATTTCGAAGGGCTGGAGCGGCGCCTCGATTATCTGCTCGGGCTCGGCGTGACGGCGATCTGGCTGCATCCGTTCCAGCCCTCGCCGGGGCGCGACCACGGCTACGACGTGGCCGATTACTACGGCGTCGATCCGCGCTACGGCACGCTCGGCGATTTCGTCGCCTTCACCCACGCCGCCAAGCAGCGCGGGATGCGGGTGCTGATCGACCTCGTGGTCAACCATACCTCCGACCAGCATCCGTGGTTCAAGGCCGCCCGCTCCGACCCGAATGCCCGCACCCGCGACTGGTACGTCTGGTCGAAGACGAAACCGGCGAACGCCCACGAGGGCATGGTCTTTCCCGGCGTGCAGAAGAGCACCTGGACCTACGACAAGGAAGCCAAGGCCTGGTACTTCCACCGCTTCTACGACTTCCAGCCCGATCTCAACACCGCCAATCCCCATGTCCAGGCCGAGATCCTGAAGATCATGGGGTTCTGGATCCAGCTCGGCGTGTCGGGCTTCCGCATGGATGCGGTGCCGTTCGTGATCGCCGAGAAGGGGCCGGAGGTCTCAGGGGAACCGCGCGAGCAGTTCGAGTTGCTGCGGCTCTTCCGCGAGTTCCTGCAATGGCGCCAGGGCGACGCGATCATCCTGGCCGAGGCCAACGTGCTGCCGCGCCAGGACCTCGACTATTTCGGCGACGATGCCGACCGCATGCACATGATGTTCAACTTCCAGGTCAACCAGGCATTGTTCTACGCGCTCGCCTCGGCGGATGCGCGCCCGCTGGTGAAGGCGCTCCAGAAGACCTGGAACCGGCCGCCCTCCGCGCAATGGGCGATCTTCCTGCGCAACCACGACGAACTCGATCTCGGGCGGCTCACCGAGAAGCAGCGCCAGACCGTGTTCCAGGAATTCGGGCCCGACCCGGACATGCAGCTCTACGACCGCGGCATCCGCCGGCGGCTGGCGCCGATGCTCGGCGGCGACCGGCGCCGGATCGAGCTCGCCTACAGCCTGATGTTCACCCTGCCGGGCACGCCGGTATTGCGCTACGGCGACGAGATCGGCATGGGCGACGACCTCTCGCTGCCCGAGCGCGACTGCGCTCGCACGCCGATGCAGTGGTCGGACGAGCCGCAGGGCGGCTTCACGCTCTCCGATCACCCGGAATCGCCGCCGATCCACGAAGGGCCCTACGCCTTCGCCCACGTCAACGCGGCGGCGCAGCGCTGCGCGCCGGAATCGCTCCTCAACTGGATGGAGCGGGTCATCCGCATGCGCAAGGAGGTGCCGGAGATCGGCTGGGGCGACTTCACCGCCCTTGAGACCGGCGATACCGGCATCCTCGCCCTGCGCTACGACTGGCGCAACAATTCGGTCCTGTGCCTGCACAACCTTTCGCCTGAGCCGAAGGAGATCACCTTCGCCACCGGCCTCGACGGCGACGGCCGCAACCTGATCGACCTCCTCACCGGCCAGCGCAGCCTCGCCAACGCGGATGGCTGCCACCGGGTGCTGATGGAGGGCTACGGGTACCGGTGGTTCCGGGTCGGGGGGCTGGACTACCTGTTGCGGCGGACGGAGATCTGACCCGCGGCTTCACTCGCCGGTTTTGCCACTATCCGGTCATTCCGGGGCCGCGCAGCGGAGCCCGGAATCCAGAGCCGCGGATGGTTGAGGATAGAGCGGCCAGTGTCCCGCTTTATTCTGTCCCAACCGAGTGTCTGGATTCCGGGCTCCGCTTTCGCGGCCCCGGAATGACGCGGAGGGTTCGAGGACGGATATTTGACAGTCAGGCTTCAAGTCCTTGCAGGCTCCGAGTCTGTTCAGGCTCCAAGCCTTTGTGCGGGCAAGGCGGAAGCCCCCCTCAAACCGCCCCCACCGCCAGCATCTCGGCCTCCTCCGGCGAGACCACCCCGTCCGGCCAGTCGGACCAGACGACGTCGCGGTAGATCGGCAGGCAGACGCCGATCCTCCTGTATTCCGCGATCCGGTTGCGCACCGTGCGGACCGAGATGCCGAGCATCCTGGCGGCGTGGGTGCGGTTGCCGCGGCAACGGATGAGCGTCTCGATGACGAGCTTGCGCTCGGCCTCCGCGAGAGTGGTCGCTGGCGCCATGCTGTGTTCCTCCTGGTGACGAAGGCCCTCGGATTTATTCGTTCTTGCGACCCGTCAAAGCTGCGCAATTATGGTTAATAAGTCGTTAACGTCACTATCCGGCACATCTACGCCTTTCTGTGCTTGCAAAGGCCAGAGCAGAACATAGACAATACGGCCGGTCATCGATCGATGAAGCCCGGTCGGTGCCAGGTGGAGGGCTGCCGGGTTCCGGCATTCGACGGCGTCCGGGCGAGTCCGGCGAGATCTGGCCGGGCGGCGGCGCAAGACGGGCCGTGACGAGGGCCGACGATATCGAACCCGGGCCGCCGCCTGATCCGGGCCGCGACCGTCGGCCGGATCGGCCGGGCGCGCCGGGAATGGGGCGCCGGCGGATTGGAGGCGGCGTCACCTCGGTCAGGTCGCCCGCTGATCTTGATCGACGCCCCCCGTCCCCGCCCGGCGCCGGTGCGGTCGATTGCAGCGCAAGGAACGGGATGCCGTCGGGTCCGCTCATGCGGCAGGGTGCGGCCTCACCCACCGGAGAGCCCGCGATGCCGCCTGCCGCCAACCGTCCCATGACCCCGTCGGAATGGGGCCTGCTCCTCGGCCTGTCGGTCCTGTGGGGCGGCTCGTTCTTCTTCGTCGGGGTCGCCCTGCGGGCGCTGCCGCCGCTCACCCTGGTCAGCCTGCGCGTCGGCCTCGCGGCGATCATCCTCGCCCTGGTCTTGCGGGTGCGGGGCTTGCCCCTGCCGCGGGGCGCCCGGGTCTGGCTCGCCTTCCTGGGGGCGGCCTTCCTCAACAACGCGGTGCCGTTCTGCCTCATCGCCTGGGGGCAGACCCATATCGCCTCCGGCCTCGCGGCGATCCTCAACGCCACCACGCCGCTCTTCGGCGTCTTGGTCGCCCACTGGCTCACCGACGACGAGCGCCTGACGGGGAACCGTCTCGCCGGCGTGCTGGCCGGGCTTGCGGGCGTCGCCGTGATGGTCGGGCCGTCGGTGCTGGCCGGGCTCGGGGGCGAGGCGCTGGCCCAGGGCGCGGTGCTGCTCGCCGCCCTCTCCTACGCCTTTGCCGGGATCTATGGCCGTCGGTTCAAGCGGATGGGCATCCCGCCGCTCCCGGCGGCCGCCGGCCAGGTCACCGCCGCGACCGTGCTGCTCCTGCCGGTGGCCCTCGCGG from Methylobacterium aquaticum encodes:
- the urtA gene encoding urea ABC transporter substrate-binding protein, with the translated sequence MTWKGWLSRATVAGGLALGTLASTVASAQETIKVGILHSLSGTMAISETTLKDVMLMLIDEQNKKGGVLGKKLEAVVVDPASNWPLFAEKARELIAKDKVAAVFGCWTSVSRKSVLPVFKELNNILFYPVQYEGEESERNVFYTGAAPNQQAIPAVDYLMSEDGGGVKRWVLEGTDYVYPRTTNKILEAYLKSKGVKDEDIMINYTPFGFSDWQTEVSKIKAFGSAGKKAAVVSTVNGDANVPFYKELGNQGIKATDIPVMAFSVGEEELAGIDTKPLVGHLAAWNYFESIKTPENEAFIKQWQAYKKNPKAVTNDPMEASYIGFNMWVKAVEKAGTTNPDKVIDALPGIEQANLTGGTAKMLPNHHISKPVFIGEIEANGQFDVVWKTKELIPGEAWSKQLDGSKDLEADWVQLKCGNYNTKTKKCGGA
- a CDS encoding alpha-amylase family protein encodes the protein MIEDLWYKNAVIYCLSVGSFMDANGDGIGDFEGLERRLDYLLGLGVTAIWLHPFQPSPGRDHGYDVADYYGVDPRYGTLGDFVAFTHAAKQRGMRVLIDLVVNHTSDQHPWFKAARSDPNARTRDWYVWSKTKPANAHEGMVFPGVQKSTWTYDKEAKAWYFHRFYDFQPDLNTANPHVQAEILKIMGFWIQLGVSGFRMDAVPFVIAEKGPEVSGEPREQFELLRLFREFLQWRQGDAIILAEANVLPRQDLDYFGDDADRMHMMFNFQVNQALFYALASADARPLVKALQKTWNRPPSAQWAIFLRNHDELDLGRLTEKQRQTVFQEFGPDPDMQLYDRGIRRRLAPMLGGDRRRIELAYSLMFTLPGTPVLRYGDEIGMGDDLSLPERDCARTPMQWSDEPQGGFTLSDHPESPPIHEGPYAFAHVNAAAQRCAPESLLNWMERVIRMRKEVPEIGWGDFTALETGDTGILALRYDWRNNSVLCLHNLSPEPKEITFATGLDGDGRNLIDLLTGQRSLANADGCHRVLMEGYGYRWFRVGGLDYLLRRTEI
- a CDS encoding DMT family transporter produces the protein MPPAANRPMTPSEWGLLLGLSVLWGGSFFFVGVALRALPPLTLVSLRVGLAAIILALVLRVRGLPLPRGARVWLAFLGAAFLNNAVPFCLIAWGQTHIASGLAAILNATTPLFGVLVAHWLTDDERLTGNRLAGVLAGLAGVAVMVGPSVLAGLGGEALAQGAVLLAALSYAFAGIYGRRFKRMGIPPLPAAAGQVTAATVLLLPVALAVDRPWTLAMPPATAIAAVLGLAALSTAFAYVIFFRLLASAGATNLMLVTFLIPVSALLLGALVLGEPVVPRQLLGMALIGAGLVAIDGRLLRRRRPAAAE
- a CDS encoding helix-turn-helix domain-containing protein, with translation MAPATTLAEAERKLVIETLIRCRGNRTHAARMLGISVRTVRNRIAEYRRIGVCLPIYRDVVWSDWPDGVVSPEEAEMLAVGAV